One Helianthus annuus cultivar XRQ/B chromosome 12, HanXRQr2.0-SUNRISE, whole genome shotgun sequence genomic region harbors:
- the LOC110894030 gene encoding prefoldin subunit 1 produces MADEANKTAFVEIQGRMIETTAKLKQVQNQMRNKESEKKRAYLTLEELRQLSDDTNTYKSIGRTFILEPKPFLMNEQEKKLSDSETAIASLQTSKEYLEKQLAEVETNLRELLQQDPSLARQIMSMAVV; encoded by the exons ATGGCCGACGAagcaaacaaaaca GCGTTTGTGGAGATTCAAGGTCGCATGATTGAAACAACTGCTAAATTGAAACAA GTTCAAAACCAGATGCGAAACAAAGAAAGTGAAAAGAAACGTGCTTATTTAACCTTGGAGGAACTGCGCCAATTATCTGATGACACAAACACATACAAATCTATAG GGAGAAC ATTCATCTTAGAGCCAAAACCATTTCTAATGAATGAACAAGAAAAGAAGCTTAGTGATAGTGAAACTGCAATTGCCTCCTTACAG ACTTCAAAGGAGTACCTTGAGAAACAATTGGCGGAGGTGGAGACTAACTTGAGGGAGCTTTTGCAACAAGATCCCAGTCTTGCTCGTCAAATAATGTCAATGGCTGTCGTGTAA